In Camelus bactrianus isolate YW-2024 breed Bactrian camel chromosome 28, ASM4877302v1, whole genome shotgun sequence, a single window of DNA contains:
- the ARID5A gene encoding AT-rich interactive domain-containing protein 5A isoform X1 has product MKERHTPIERVPHLGFKQINLWKIYKAVEKLGAYELVTGRRLWKNVYDELGGSPGSTSAATCTRRHYERLVLPYVRHLKGEDDKPLPPSKPRKQYKMAKEPRGDDRATERPKKAKEEKQVDQMMPRKTKTDTPDLARLPSQEPSRDSTEQPGPAPGPSLPSVGASGCPEAYKRLLSNFYCKGTHGIMSPLAKKKLLAQVSKVEALQCQEEGCHHGAGGPNREPPVSPAVQPLESPRSPGGLAENSRHQLTPQEGTQAPGGSLGEEAQAGPRPSAPIFTGCFHAYPTEVLKPVSQHPRDFFPSLKDGVLLGPLGKEEGLPAKEPQLVWGGDADRPSAFHKGGSQKGSLYPKPKACWVSPMAKVPAESPVPLPTFTSSPGLGNKRSLEEEGLAHGGKKLRAVSPFLKEVDAKECGAKSLGPGLAVSCLLGPALGPALPEAYRGTMLRCPLNFAGTPDPLKGQATLPFSPLVIPAFPAHLLATTAPSPMAAGLMHFPPASFDSALRHRLCPASSPWHVPPATTYAAPHFSFHLNTKL; this is encoded by the exons ATGAAGGAGCGACACACGCCCATCGAGAGGGTGCCCCATCTCGGCTTCAAGCAGA TTAACCTGTGGAAGATCTACAAGGCAGTGGAGAAGCTAGGGGCCTATGAGCTG GTGACCGGCCGCCGCCTCTGGAAGAACGTGTATGACGAGCTGGGGGGCAGCCCGGGCAGCACCAGCGCCGCCACATGCACACGCCGCCACTACGAGAG GTTGGTCCTCCCATACGTACGGCACCTGAAGGGCGAGGATGACAAGCCACTGCCTCCCTCCAAGCCCAGGAAGCAGTACAAGATGGCCAAGGAGCCTCGGGGAGATGACAGGGCCACTGAGAGGCCGAAGAAGGCCAAGGAAGAGAAGCAGGTGGACCAG ATGATGCCAAGAAAGACCAAAACAGACACTCCTGACCTGGCCAGGCTTCCCAGCCAGGAGCCCTCCAGAGACAGCACAGAACAGCCAGGCCCAGCCCCCgggccctctctgccctccgTGGGTGCCAGCGGGTGCCCTGAGGCCTACAAGCGGCTCCTGTCCAACTTCTACTGCAAAGGGACACATGGTATCATGTCACCACTGGCCAAAAAGAAGCTCCTGGCCCAGGTGAGCAAGGTGGAGGCCTTGCAGTGCCAGGAGGAGGGCTGTCACCATGGGGCAGGTGGCCCTAACAGGGAGCCTCCGGTATCCCCAGCTGTTCAGCCCCTGGAGAGTCCCCGGAGCCCAGGAGGGCTGGCTGAGAACTCCAGGCACCAGCTGACACCTCAGGAGGGAACGCAGGCCCCTGGTGGCAGCCTCGGGGAGGAGGCTCAGGCCGGCCCTCGCCCGTCAGCCCCCATCTTCACTGGCTGTTTCCACGCCTACCCCACCGAGGTGCTGAAGCCTGTCAGCCAGCACCCCCGGGACTTCTTCCCCAGTCTTAAAGATGGGGTGTTATTGGGGCCGCTTGGCAAAGAGGAGGGGCTGCCAGCCAAAGAGCCCCAGTTGGTGTGGGGCGGGGATGCCGATCGCCCCTCTGCATTCCACAAGGGtggctcccaaaagggcagcctCTACCCCAAGCCCAAAGCCTGCTGGGTGTCCCCCATGGCCAAGGTCCCTGCCGAGAGCCCTGTGCCCCTGCCCACCTTTACAagcagcccaggcctgggcaaCAAGCGCAGCCTCGAGGAAGAGGGCTTGGCCCATGGTGGCAAAAAACTGAGGGCAGTGTCTCCCTTTCTTAAGGAGGTGGATGCCAAGGAGTGTGGGGCTAAGTCTCTGGGGCCTGGCTTGGCCGTCTCCTGCCTGCTGGGCCCGGCCCTGGGGCCTGCCCTTCCAGAGGCCTACAGGGGCACCATGCTGCGCTGCCCGCTGAACTTTGCTGGCACCCCGGACCCCTTAAAGGGCCAGGCCACACTCCCCTTCAGCCCCCTGGTCATCCCGGCCTTCCCGGCCCACCTTCTGGCCACTACAGCGCCCTCACCCATGGCTGCTGGCCTGATGCACTTCCCCCCAGCATCCTTCGACAGTGCCCTCCGCCACAGACTTTGCCCGGCCTCGTCTCCGTGGCACGTGCCGCCTGCCACAACCTATGCAGCGCCCCATTTCTCTTTCCACCTCAACACCAAGCTGTAG
- the ARID5A gene encoding AT-rich interactive domain-containing protein 5A isoform X2, with protein sequence MAPPIKGKRKQSEEGDPLHPPVSPQPDGEQSRSQSPVQLEDSPEAGREREEAQEREEEQAFLVSLYKFMKERHTPIERVPHLGFKQINLWKIYKAVEKLGAYELVTGRRLWKNVYDELGGSPGSTSAATCTRRHYERLVLPYVRHLKGEDDKPLPPSKPRKQYKMAKEPRGDDRATERPKKAKEEKQVDQMMPRKTKTDTPDLARLPSQEPSRDSTEQPGPAPGPSLPSVGASGCPEAYKRLLSNFYCKGTHGIMSPLAKKKLLAQVSKVEALQCQEEGCHHGAGGPNREPPVSPAVQPLESPRSPGGLAENSRHQLTPQEGTQAPGGSLGEEAQAGPRPSAPIFTGCFHAYPTEVLKPVSQHPRDFFPSLKDGVLLGPLGKEEGLPAKEPQLVWGGDADRPSAFHKGGSQKGSLYPKPKACWVSPMAKVPAESPVPLPTFTSSPGLGNKRSLEEEGLAHGGKKLRAVSPFLKEVDAKECGAKSLGPGLAVSCLLGPALGPALPEAYRGTMLRCPLNFAGTPDPLKGQATLPFSPLVIPAFPAHLLATTAPSPMAAGLMHFPPASFDSALRHRLCPASSPWHVPPATTYAAPHFSFHLNTKL encoded by the exons ATGG CACCTCCtatcaaaggaaaaaggaaacagtcaGAGGAGGGTGACCCCCTACACCCTCCTGTGTCCCCTCAACCCGATGGTGAGCAGAGCAGGAGCCAGAGCCCTGTCCAGCTGGAG GACTCCCCCGAGGCAGGCAGGGAGCGGGAGGAGGCGCAGGAGCGGGAGGAGGAGCAGGCCTTCCTGGTCAGCCTCTACAAGTTCATGAAGGAGCGACACACGCCCATCGAGAGGGTGCCCCATCTCGGCTTCAAGCAGA TTAACCTGTGGAAGATCTACAAGGCAGTGGAGAAGCTAGGGGCCTATGAGCTG GTGACCGGCCGCCGCCTCTGGAAGAACGTGTATGACGAGCTGGGGGGCAGCCCGGGCAGCACCAGCGCCGCCACATGCACACGCCGCCACTACGAGAG GTTGGTCCTCCCATACGTACGGCACCTGAAGGGCGAGGATGACAAGCCACTGCCTCCCTCCAAGCCCAGGAAGCAGTACAAGATGGCCAAGGAGCCTCGGGGAGATGACAGGGCCACTGAGAGGCCGAAGAAGGCCAAGGAAGAGAAGCAGGTGGACCAG ATGATGCCAAGAAAGACCAAAACAGACACTCCTGACCTGGCCAGGCTTCCCAGCCAGGAGCCCTCCAGAGACAGCACAGAACAGCCAGGCCCAGCCCCCgggccctctctgccctccgTGGGTGCCAGCGGGTGCCCTGAGGCCTACAAGCGGCTCCTGTCCAACTTCTACTGCAAAGGGACACATGGTATCATGTCACCACTGGCCAAAAAGAAGCTCCTGGCCCAGGTGAGCAAGGTGGAGGCCTTGCAGTGCCAGGAGGAGGGCTGTCACCATGGGGCAGGTGGCCCTAACAGGGAGCCTCCGGTATCCCCAGCTGTTCAGCCCCTGGAGAGTCCCCGGAGCCCAGGAGGGCTGGCTGAGAACTCCAGGCACCAGCTGACACCTCAGGAGGGAACGCAGGCCCCTGGTGGCAGCCTCGGGGAGGAGGCTCAGGCCGGCCCTCGCCCGTCAGCCCCCATCTTCACTGGCTGTTTCCACGCCTACCCCACCGAGGTGCTGAAGCCTGTCAGCCAGCACCCCCGGGACTTCTTCCCCAGTCTTAAAGATGGGGTGTTATTGGGGCCGCTTGGCAAAGAGGAGGGGCTGCCAGCCAAAGAGCCCCAGTTGGTGTGGGGCGGGGATGCCGATCGCCCCTCTGCATTCCACAAGGGtggctcccaaaagggcagcctCTACCCCAAGCCCAAAGCCTGCTGGGTGTCCCCCATGGCCAAGGTCCCTGCCGAGAGCCCTGTGCCCCTGCCCACCTTTACAagcagcccaggcctgggcaaCAAGCGCAGCCTCGAGGAAGAGGGCTTGGCCCATGGTGGCAAAAAACTGAGGGCAGTGTCTCCCTTTCTTAAGGAGGTGGATGCCAAGGAGTGTGGGGCTAAGTCTCTGGGGCCTGGCTTGGCCGTCTCCTGCCTGCTGGGCCCGGCCCTGGGGCCTGCCCTTCCAGAGGCCTACAGGGGCACCATGCTGCGCTGCCCGCTGAACTTTGCTGGCACCCCGGACCCCTTAAAGGGCCAGGCCACACTCCCCTTCAGCCCCCTGGTCATCCCGGCCTTCCCGGCCCACCTTCTGGCCACTACAGCGCCCTCACCCATGGCTGCTGGCCTGATGCACTTCCCCCCAGCATCCTTCGACAGTGCCCTCCGCCACAGACTTTGCCCGGCCTCGTCTCCGTGGCACGTGCCGCCTGCCACAACCTATGCAGCGCCCCATTTCTCTTTCCACCTCAACACCAAGCTGTAG
- the ARID5A gene encoding AT-rich interactive domain-containing protein 5A isoform X3 translates to MAKEPRGDDRATERPKKAKEEKQVDQMMPRKTKTDTPDLARLPSQEPSRDSTEQPGPAPGPSLPSVGASGCPEAYKRLLSNFYCKGTHGIMSPLAKKKLLAQVSKVEALQCQEEGCHHGAGGPNREPPVSPAVQPLESPRSPGGLAENSRHQLTPQEGTQAPGGSLGEEAQAGPRPSAPIFTGCFHAYPTEVLKPVSQHPRDFFPSLKDGVLLGPLGKEEGLPAKEPQLVWGGDADRPSAFHKGGSQKGSLYPKPKACWVSPMAKVPAESPVPLPTFTSSPGLGNKRSLEEEGLAHGGKKLRAVSPFLKEVDAKECGAKSLGPGLAVSCLLGPALGPALPEAYRGTMLRCPLNFAGTPDPLKGQATLPFSPLVIPAFPAHLLATTAPSPMAAGLMHFPPASFDSALRHRLCPASSPWHVPPATTYAAPHFSFHLNTKL, encoded by the exons ATGGCCAAGGAGCCTCGGGGAGATGACAGGGCCACTGAGAGGCCGAAGAAGGCCAAGGAAGAGAAGCAGGTGGACCAG ATGATGCCAAGAAAGACCAAAACAGACACTCCTGACCTGGCCAGGCTTCCCAGCCAGGAGCCCTCCAGAGACAGCACAGAACAGCCAGGCCCAGCCCCCgggccctctctgccctccgTGGGTGCCAGCGGGTGCCCTGAGGCCTACAAGCGGCTCCTGTCCAACTTCTACTGCAAAGGGACACATGGTATCATGTCACCACTGGCCAAAAAGAAGCTCCTGGCCCAGGTGAGCAAGGTGGAGGCCTTGCAGTGCCAGGAGGAGGGCTGTCACCATGGGGCAGGTGGCCCTAACAGGGAGCCTCCGGTATCCCCAGCTGTTCAGCCCCTGGAGAGTCCCCGGAGCCCAGGAGGGCTGGCTGAGAACTCCAGGCACCAGCTGACACCTCAGGAGGGAACGCAGGCCCCTGGTGGCAGCCTCGGGGAGGAGGCTCAGGCCGGCCCTCGCCCGTCAGCCCCCATCTTCACTGGCTGTTTCCACGCCTACCCCACCGAGGTGCTGAAGCCTGTCAGCCAGCACCCCCGGGACTTCTTCCCCAGTCTTAAAGATGGGGTGTTATTGGGGCCGCTTGGCAAAGAGGAGGGGCTGCCAGCCAAAGAGCCCCAGTTGGTGTGGGGCGGGGATGCCGATCGCCCCTCTGCATTCCACAAGGGtggctcccaaaagggcagcctCTACCCCAAGCCCAAAGCCTGCTGGGTGTCCCCCATGGCCAAGGTCCCTGCCGAGAGCCCTGTGCCCCTGCCCACCTTTACAagcagcccaggcctgggcaaCAAGCGCAGCCTCGAGGAAGAGGGCTTGGCCCATGGTGGCAAAAAACTGAGGGCAGTGTCTCCCTTTCTTAAGGAGGTGGATGCCAAGGAGTGTGGGGCTAAGTCTCTGGGGCCTGGCTTGGCCGTCTCCTGCCTGCTGGGCCCGGCCCTGGGGCCTGCCCTTCCAGAGGCCTACAGGGGCACCATGCTGCGCTGCCCGCTGAACTTTGCTGGCACCCCGGACCCCTTAAAGGGCCAGGCCACACTCCCCTTCAGCCCCCTGGTCATCCCGGCCTTCCCGGCCCACCTTCTGGCCACTACAGCGCCCTCACCCATGGCTGCTGGCCTGATGCACTTCCCCCCAGCATCCTTCGACAGTGCCCTCCGCCACAGACTTTGCCCGGCCTCGTCTCCGTGGCACGTGCCGCCTGCCACAACCTATGCAGCGCCCCATTTCTCTTTCCACCTCAACACCAAGCTGTAG